The Sphingobacterium bambusae genome includes a window with the following:
- the ccoN gene encoding cytochrome-c oxidase, cbb3-type subunit I, with protein sequence MQLERFNYDNRIVRDFGIATIIWGLVGMSIGLLVACQLIWPEMNFLTQYTTFGRVRPVHTNAVIFAFVGNGIFMGVYYSLQRVLKARMFSDLLSKVHFWGWQLVIVASAITLPLGLTSSHEYAEMEWPIDIAITLIWVVFGINMFGTIIKRRERHMYVAVWFYIATFVTVAVLHIVNSIQLPVSMWKSYYVYAGVQDALVQWWYGHNAVAFFLTTPYLGMMYYFLPKMANRPVYSYKLSILHFWSLIFIYIWAGPHHLLYTSLPSWVQSLGVVFSIMLIAPSWGGMINGLLTLRGAWDKVRTEPMLKFMVVALTSYGMATFEGPMLSLKQVNAIAHFTDWIVAHVHVGALGWNGFMTFAILYYLIPRVYKTTLYSKKLANVHFWIGTLGILFYAIPMYWAAVVQGLMWKEFTPEGVLKYPNFLATTLEIIPMHMMRAVGGALYLSGAIIMTYNLVKTIKRGSLLANEAAEAPALLPLKTVERAQHRRLERKPVLFMVLALIAILIGGIVEMIPTFTVSSNVPTIASVKPYTALELQGRDLYLREGCVNCHSQTVRPFRSETSRYGEYSKAGEFVYDRPFLWGSKRTGPDLHRVGGKYPHKWHFDHLLDPTITSPGSIMPAYPWLIDQQLDNTLLQAKMRAMRTLGVPYSTQEIDQALVDLEQQAAAISKDLAANQVEVRPDREIVAMIAYLQRLGTDIKAVAKEEATAKTNQ encoded by the coding sequence ATGCAGTTAGAGCGTTTTAATTATGACAATAGGATTGTGCGCGACTTTGGGATAGCCACAATTATATGGGGCTTGGTCGGCATGTCCATCGGCTTGTTGGTGGCCTGTCAATTGATATGGCCCGAGATGAATTTCCTTACGCAGTACACGACCTTTGGACGGGTGCGCCCCGTGCATACGAATGCCGTTATTTTCGCCTTTGTAGGGAATGGTATTTTTATGGGCGTGTATTACTCTTTGCAGCGTGTGCTAAAAGCACGAATGTTTAGCGACCTGCTGAGTAAGGTTCATTTTTGGGGCTGGCAATTGGTTATCGTTGCTTCAGCGATTACATTGCCCTTAGGCTTAACCTCCTCGCATGAGTATGCGGAGATGGAGTGGCCGATCGACATCGCGATCACCTTGATCTGGGTGGTGTTTGGTATTAATATGTTTGGTACGATTATCAAGCGTCGAGAGCGGCATATGTACGTGGCCGTATGGTTTTACATTGCAACCTTTGTAACGGTAGCCGTCCTCCACATTGTCAACTCTATACAGCTTCCTGTAAGCATGTGGAAGAGTTATTACGTATATGCTGGCGTACAGGATGCGTTGGTGCAGTGGTGGTACGGACACAACGCTGTTGCTTTTTTCTTGACAACGCCCTATTTAGGGATGATGTACTATTTCTTGCCGAAAATGGCCAATCGGCCGGTGTATTCCTACAAGCTCAGTATTCTGCACTTTTGGTCTTTAATCTTTATCTACATATGGGCTGGGCCACACCACTTGTTATATACTTCATTGCCTTCATGGGTTCAATCTTTAGGTGTGGTGTTTTCCATCATGTTGATCGCACCGAGCTGGGGTGGTATGATCAACGGCTTGCTGACACTGCGTGGCGCATGGGATAAGGTGCGGACGGAGCCGATGCTCAAGTTTATGGTGGTAGCGCTTACCAGTTATGGAATGGCTACGTTTGAGGGACCTATGTTGTCATTGAAACAGGTGAATGCCATTGCCCATTTTACCGACTGGATTGTGGCGCACGTACACGTTGGCGCCTTGGGTTGGAATGGATTTATGACCTTTGCCATTTTATACTACCTTATTCCGCGCGTGTACAAAACGACATTGTACTCCAAGAAGCTGGCCAATGTACACTTCTGGATAGGTACCTTGGGCATTTTGTTCTACGCCATCCCGATGTATTGGGCCGCCGTGGTGCAGGGCTTGATGTGGAAGGAATTTACGCCAGAGGGTGTGCTGAAATATCCCAACTTTTTGGCAACGACGTTGGAGATTATCCCGATGCATATGATGCGGGCCGTTGGTGGTGCTCTGTATTTAAGTGGCGCGATCATCATGACCTACAATTTGGTGAAAACCATCAAGCGCGGCAGCCTGTTGGCTAATGAAGCTGCTGAGGCACCAGCCTTACTTCCTTTAAAAACCGTCGAACGTGCCCAGCATAGACGATTGGAACGCAAACCTGTGCTTTTCATGGTGCTCGCGTTGATTGCCATACTTATAGGCGGGATTGTCGAAATGATACCGACGTTCACGGTGAGTAGCAACGTGCCTACTATTGCTTCGGTAAAGCCGTACACCGCACTGGAACTGCAAGGACGGGATCTGTACCTTCGTGAAGGCTGTGTAAACTGCCATTCACAGACCGTGCGCCCCTTCCGATCAGAGACCTCTCGTTATGGCGAATACAGTAAAGCTGGTGAATTCGTTTACGATAGGCCATTCCTATGGGGATCTAAACGTACGGGGCCTGACTTGCACCGTGTGGGCGGAAAATATCCGCACAAATGGCATTTTGACCACTTGCTGGATCCTACGATCACCTCGCCCGGTAGTATTATGCCCGCTTATCCTTGGTTGATCGACCAACAACTGGATAATACCCTCTTGCAGGCGAAAATGCGCGCGATGCGCACCTTGGGGGTTCCTTATAGTACGCAGGAGATCGATCAGGCACTCGTCGATTTGGAGCAGCAAGCAGCAGCGATAAGCAAGGATTTAGCGGCTAATCAGGTTGAGGTGCGCCCCGATCGTGAAATTGTGGCGATGATAGCCTACCTGCAACGCTTAGGAACCGATATCAAAGCTGTAGCGAAAGAAGAAGCCACGGCGAAAACAAACCAATAA
- a CDS encoding lytic transglycosylase domain-containing protein translates to MLLSKLYTNANASSKKDPIRKAVLEQVEKKKKAIAMSPEKQKEAYYSSIRFANKRLPLHKQTVETKFERYLATFSYRKQQSYALHTKAAKHLPKIASILKSYGIPEDFKYIPLIESDMNPQITSHRGAGGYWQFMPSTARLYGLKVSGGLDERKDLVKSTHAAARYLKSLYGEFNDWTLVAAAYNVGGGSLKAAIRRQGTSDYYKLRLNQETGSYVYKLASMKQVIENPNKHGYKRYAKLDDKYQNINEQNLL, encoded by the coding sequence ATGTTGCTGTCGAAACTATATACAAACGCAAACGCTTCTTCTAAGAAAGACCCGATTCGAAAGGCTGTTCTAGAACAAGTAGAGAAAAAGAAAAAGGCGATCGCGATGTCGCCGGAAAAACAGAAAGAGGCTTACTACAGCTCTATTCGGTTTGCCAACAAGCGTCTTCCGCTACATAAACAAACGGTGGAGACCAAATTTGAAAGGTATCTAGCAACCTTTTCCTATCGCAAGCAACAATCTTATGCCTTGCATACCAAAGCGGCAAAGCATCTTCCAAAGATTGCATCCATTTTAAAATCTTACGGTATCCCCGAAGATTTCAAGTACATCCCACTTATTGAAAGTGATATGAATCCGCAGATAACCTCGCATCGGGGTGCTGGAGGCTATTGGCAATTTATGCCTTCTACGGCTCGACTCTATGGATTGAAAGTGAGCGGAGGACTCGACGAGCGTAAGGATCTCGTGAAATCGACACACGCCGCGGCACGTTATTTAAAAAGCCTATATGGCGAGTTTAACGATTGGACTTTGGTGGCAGCAGCCTACAACGTGGGTGGCGGTAGCCTGAAAGCCGCAATTCGTCGGCAGGGTACCAGCGACTACTACAAATTGCGGTTAAACCAAGAAACGGGCTCGTATGTCTACAAATTGGCTTCCATGAAACAGGTTATTGAAAATCCTAATAAACATGGGTATAAGCGTTATGCCAAACTGGATGATAAATACCAAAATATAAACGAACAGAACCTCCTGTAA
- a CDS encoding pseudouridine synthase — protein MPFSNNRNSRDDNSRKGRSSSESFGSKSGRSQQSSSKSSFGKSSADRSARKPSDKPFGKFDKREKNDTDRPYNKFEKGERRDNDRPFNKFDKRERKDSDRPFNKFDKGDRKDGDRSFNKFDRNDKRDGNRSFNKFDKAERRDNDRPYNKFEKNDRRDSDQRSSAGRSAGRDDRDRKPYDASKRFDKSDRPYKNRFDENESGVKTFHPRKKIATAEPKDDGLIRLNRYISNAGICSRRKADELIESGVVSVNGVVVTELGTKVDPATDEIRYNNERLKREKMVYVLLNKPKDYITTTDDPQERRTVMHLVSKATKERIYPVGRLDRNTTGLLLLTNDGNLAEKLSHPRNNISKIYNVELNKNLTQGDFNKIQFGIQLEDGLIKPDDLSYVMGASKREIGIQIHSGKNRIVRRIFESLGYEVVKLDRVVYANLTKKDLTRGRWRYLEERELIQLKHLIK, from the coding sequence ATGCCATTCAGTAACAACAGGAACAGTCGCGATGACAACTCCAGAAAAGGTAGAAGCAGCTCCGAAAGCTTCGGGTCCAAGAGTGGTCGTTCGCAACAATCATCGTCAAAAAGTAGCTTCGGTAAATCTAGTGCTGACCGTTCAGCTAGAAAGCCGTCCGACAAGCCATTTGGTAAATTTGACAAGCGTGAAAAGAACGATACCGATCGTCCGTACAACAAGTTCGAAAAAGGAGAAAGAAGAGATAACGATCGTCCCTTCAACAAATTCGACAAGCGTGAAAGAAAGGACAGTGACCGCCCTTTTAACAAATTTGATAAAGGCGACCGTAAAGATGGCGATCGCAGCTTCAACAAATTTGACAGAAATGACAAACGGGATGGCAATCGCTCTTTCAACAAGTTTGACAAGGCTGAGCGTAGAGATAATGATCGTCCATATAATAAATTCGAGAAAAATGACAGACGCGACTCCGATCAACGGAGCAGCGCAGGCCGTTCTGCGGGCAGAGATGATCGCGATCGCAAACCTTACGATGCAAGCAAACGTTTTGATAAATCAGATCGCCCTTACAAAAACCGGTTTGACGAAAATGAGAGCGGTGTAAAAACTTTCCACCCTAGGAAAAAAATTGCAACTGCAGAGCCTAAAGATGACGGATTGATACGTCTGAATCGTTATATTTCTAATGCAGGAATATGTTCTCGCCGTAAAGCAGACGAACTTATTGAATCTGGTGTAGTATCGGTTAATGGCGTAGTCGTCACAGAATTAGGTACCAAGGTAGATCCTGCTACCGACGAAATACGATATAACAACGAGCGTTTGAAACGCGAAAAGATGGTCTATGTTCTGTTGAACAAACCAAAGGACTATATCACTACCACCGATGATCCACAAGAACGTCGTACAGTGATGCATCTGGTTTCCAAAGCGACAAAGGAAAGAATCTACCCTGTCGGACGCCTTGACCGAAACACAACAGGATTATTGTTGTTGACAAATGATGGTAACCTTGCCGAGAAGCTTTCTCATCCACGCAATAACATCAGCAAAATATACAATGTGGAACTGAACAAGAACCTTACGCAAGGCGACTTCAACAAGATCCAATTTGGTATTCAGCTGGAAGATGGCTTAATCAAGCCAGACGATTTAAGTTATGTAATGGGCGCGAGCAAAAGAGAAATTGGTATACAAATTCACTCCGGAAAAAATCGCATCGTAAGACGTATCTTCGAATCCTTAGGATACGAAGTGGTTAAACTGGATCGTGTAGTTTATGCCAACCTTACCAAAAAAGATTTAACACGCGGACGCTGGAGATACCTAGAAGAACGGGAACTTATCCAGTTAAAACATTTAATAAAGTAA
- a CDS encoding nucleoside triphosphate pyrophosphohydrolase family protein, translated as MTDPKTLTSVAEFHKTFQHPILEEPTIPSQSRCDLRVALIAEELKELQEAIENKDIVEIADALCDIQYVLSGAVLEFGLKDKFNSLFEEVQRSNMSKACQSEQEAQATQAHYLTKGVQSYYKEVDGLFLVFREGDNKTLKSINYSPANLRDILAGEQ; from the coding sequence ATGACAGATCCGAAAACATTAACGTCCGTAGCTGAATTTCACAAGACATTTCAACATCCTATACTTGAGGAACCAACTATTCCATCGCAATCGCGTTGCGATCTTCGTGTAGCGTTAATAGCAGAAGAATTGAAAGAATTGCAGGAAGCAATAGAAAATAAGGATATAGTAGAAATTGCCGACGCGCTGTGCGATATCCAATATGTCCTATCTGGAGCGGTTTTGGAATTTGGCTTAAAAGATAAATTCAATAGCTTATTCGAAGAGGTACAGCGCTCTAACATGAGCAAAGCCTGCCAATCAGAACAAGAAGCGCAAGCCACGCAGGCACACTACTTGACGAAGGGCGTACAATCGTATTACAAAGAGGTGGATGGCCTATTTTTGGTGTTTCGGGAGGGAGACAACAAAACATTGAAATCGATTAATTACTCCCCTGCAAATTTACGTGATATCTTAGCAGGAGAACAATAG
- a CDS encoding TIGR01212 family radical SAM protein (This family includes YhcC from E. coli K-12, an uncharacterized radical SAM protein.): MSTLLDSGVKPYNHYGAYLKEKYKGQRVFKVIVDGNFTCPNRDGSKGYGGCTYCNVDSFTPDTARKIPSIREQVESGIERARRSYAAEKFIIYFQPNTNTYAPTHLLKMMYDEALSIDPENTLGLSVGTRPDCLDFEKIALLESYTDRLDVDLEMGMESIHNDTLERINRGCSHDEFLSAMRMLENTKLELCVHTIFGFPWETEEMMLAYAEEINRQKHIKFVKLHHLHIVEGSIMGVKYKREPFKLFTIDEYTDFLAKFIPLLRPDIIIQRIFGIADRELLIAPNWGYPKSKIQTHIDKGLESRGVKQGSLYFG, translated from the coding sequence ATGAGTACATTATTAGACAGCGGCGTCAAACCATATAATCACTATGGCGCTTATTTAAAGGAAAAGTATAAGGGGCAGCGTGTATTTAAAGTTATCGTGGATGGGAACTTTACTTGTCCGAATAGAGATGGAAGTAAAGGCTATGGTGGTTGCACGTACTGTAATGTAGATTCGTTTACGCCAGATACTGCACGTAAGATACCATCGATCCGCGAGCAGGTGGAGAGTGGCATTGAAAGAGCCCGAAGATCGTATGCGGCGGAGAAATTTATTATTTATTTTCAGCCCAACACCAATACTTATGCACCAACGCATTTACTTAAAATGATGTATGATGAGGCATTGAGTATAGATCCTGAAAACACATTAGGACTTTCGGTAGGTACTCGGCCGGATTGCTTAGATTTTGAAAAAATAGCCCTGTTGGAATCGTATACTGATCGTTTAGATGTCGATCTAGAAATGGGCATGGAGTCTATTCATAACGATACCTTGGAGCGCATAAACAGGGGCTGTTCGCATGACGAATTTCTTTCTGCGATGCGCATGTTGGAGAATACAAAGTTGGAACTTTGTGTGCATACTATTTTTGGCTTCCCTTGGGAAACAGAAGAAATGATGTTAGCCTATGCAGAAGAGATCAATAGACAAAAACACATTAAGTTTGTCAAGCTGCACCATCTGCATATCGTAGAAGGCTCTATAATGGGCGTGAAATATAAACGTGAACCCTTTAAACTGTTTACCATAGATGAGTATACCGACTTTCTAGCGAAGTTTATACCGCTTCTACGACCTGATATTATCATTCAACGCATCTTCGGTATCGCCGACAGGGAACTACTGATTGCGCCAAACTGGGGATATCCGAAGTCGAAGATTCAGACCCATATCGATAAAGGACTAGAGAGCCGTGGTGTAAAACAAGGCAGTCTCTATTTCGGATAA
- the ccoS gene encoding cbb3-type cytochrome oxidase assembly protein CcoS — MNIIFFLIGCSILIALVFLGAFFWATRTGQHEDTYTPSVRILFEDEISHEKVGEETRKA, encoded by the coding sequence ATGAATATTATATTTTTTTTGATTGGCTGTAGTATCTTGATAGCCTTGGTTTTTCTTGGTGCTTTTTTCTGGGCAACCCGAACGGGGCAACATGAGGATACCTATACACCTTCTGTTCGTATTTTGTTTGAAGATGAAATTTCGCACGAAAAGGTTGGTGAGGAAACGCGTAAGGCTTAG
- a CDS encoding heavy metal translocating P-type ATPase: MSAYKLLEKNTICYHCGDAIVEETSPYQLDNHSFCCLGCQTVYQVLVQSDMQSYYRYNTHPGKSQKDAKVDLSYLDEPNIVQKLVDYQDEDRSIITLYIPAVHCSSCIWLLEHLYKLNDAVLASQVDFMKKQASITFKSRQLSLRGLVELLTQIGYEPKITLQDVVKQGKTINNNQLVAKIAVAGFCFGNSMMLSFPEYFGMDAFEKNYANFFGYMNLGFTVPTLLYSASDYFRSAWQSVKQRQLNLDVPLALGIFVIFLRTAVEVLSQTGPGFADTLCSLVFFILIGKWVQERTYHHISFERDYRSYFPVAVTVVGDGADQPVQIADLQVGDRIRVRNNEIVPADAILLKGRASIDFSFVTGESKVMSKSLGEIVYAGGRQVGEAIELEVVKPVSQSYLTKLWNNESFKQYEKKFDTFIGFISKYFTIGLVTIALAAATVWLVGGDPARAWGAFTAVLIIACPCALALSSPFTLSAALSILDRNKMYVKNTAAVEQMAAIDCIVFDKTGTISSPKSSTMLFEGSLSAYDRKLIHAVCRHSSHPLSREIVKWLSEDASLELTAFDEQVGKGIVAELDGHKLKVGSGNFVVGSIANQDGTAVYISVDGDLRGFFSLEQSWREGLSSVVHAFEEGYALHLLSGDNERRADALRVIFPQPSQLLFNQSPADKLYRVETWQDQGLQVCMLGDGLNDAGALKKADLGIAVSDDINNFSPGCDAILDGVSFDKLPRFFAFAKDAVKVIHMSFAISLAYNIIGLSFAVQGTMSPLFAAILMPISTVTVISFTSLATRWFARRNRLV; this comes from the coding sequence ATGAGTGCTTATAAACTGCTGGAAAAAAACACCATATGTTACCATTGTGGCGATGCTATTGTGGAAGAAACTTCCCCTTATCAATTGGATAACCACAGTTTTTGTTGCTTAGGTTGCCAAACCGTTTATCAAGTGCTCGTGCAGAGCGATATGCAGAGTTACTATCGGTATAATACCCATCCGGGTAAATCGCAAAAGGATGCTAAAGTGGATTTATCCTACTTGGACGAGCCTAACATTGTACAGAAATTAGTGGACTATCAGGATGAGGATCGCAGTATTATCACGCTGTACATTCCTGCTGTGCATTGCAGTTCTTGTATTTGGCTTTTGGAACATCTCTATAAGTTGAACGATGCGGTGCTCGCCTCGCAGGTTGATTTTATGAAGAAACAGGCGAGTATCACCTTTAAGTCGAGGCAGTTGTCGCTGCGGGGCTTGGTAGAGTTGCTGACACAAATTGGCTATGAACCTAAGATTACTCTACAGGATGTTGTGAAACAAGGGAAAACGATTAACAACAACCAGTTGGTTGCCAAGATTGCCGTTGCAGGTTTCTGCTTCGGAAACTCCATGATGTTAAGTTTTCCAGAGTATTTCGGCATGGATGCTTTCGAGAAAAACTATGCGAATTTCTTCGGTTACATGAATTTAGGCTTTACCGTACCTACCTTATTGTATAGTGCTTCCGATTATTTCCGGTCCGCTTGGCAAAGCGTCAAGCAGCGTCAACTGAATTTGGATGTGCCTTTGGCATTGGGGATTTTCGTTATTTTCTTACGAACGGCCGTAGAGGTTTTGTCCCAAACAGGACCCGGTTTTGCGGATACGCTCTGTAGTTTAGTGTTCTTCATCCTGATCGGTAAGTGGGTACAAGAACGTACCTATCACCACATCTCTTTTGAACGTGATTATCGTTCTTATTTTCCGGTTGCGGTGACGGTGGTAGGGGATGGAGCTGATCAGCCTGTGCAAATAGCCGACCTGCAGGTTGGCGACAGGATACGGGTGCGCAATAACGAGATTGTGCCCGCAGATGCAATCCTACTGAAAGGCCGTGCTTCCATCGACTTTAGCTTCGTAACCGGCGAATCCAAGGTGATGTCCAAATCGCTGGGGGAGATTGTGTATGCTGGCGGTCGCCAAGTGGGCGAGGCCATAGAGCTAGAGGTGGTAAAGCCGGTTTCGCAGAGCTACCTCACCAAATTATGGAACAACGAAAGCTTTAAGCAGTATGAGAAGAAATTCGATACATTCATAGGCTTTATCAGTAAGTATTTTACGATAGGGTTGGTTACTATAGCACTGGCTGCAGCAACAGTGTGGCTAGTTGGAGGAGACCCTGCGCGCGCCTGGGGAGCATTCACGGCGGTACTAATCATTGCTTGTCCCTGTGCGTTAGCGTTGAGTTCGCCCTTTACGCTATCGGCGGCGCTCTCTATTTTGGATAGGAATAAAATGTATGTCAAAAATACCGCGGCTGTGGAGCAGATGGCTGCTATAGATTGCATAGTATTTGATAAAACAGGAACTATTTCTTCGCCGAAGTCATCGACCATGCTTTTTGAAGGTAGCTTGAGTGCGTACGATCGTAAATTGATTCATGCTGTTTGTCGACATTCTAGTCATCCGCTAAGTCGAGAGATCGTTAAGTGGTTGTCGGAAGATGCATCGCTGGAACTGACCGCATTTGATGAACAGGTTGGGAAGGGTATTGTGGCGGAACTTGATGGGCATAAATTGAAGGTTGGTTCAGGCAATTTTGTTGTCGGCTCCATTGCTAACCAAGATGGAACCGCCGTGTACATATCTGTAGATGGAGACCTCCGTGGTTTTTTCAGCCTAGAGCAATCTTGGCGGGAAGGCTTATCTTCGGTTGTGCATGCGTTCGAGGAAGGCTATGCGCTGCACCTGTTATCGGGTGATAATGAGCGTAGGGCCGATGCACTTCGCGTAATTTTTCCGCAACCATCGCAGTTGTTGTTCAATCAAAGTCCTGCCGATAAGCTTTATCGGGTCGAAACTTGGCAGGATCAAGGCTTGCAGGTGTGTATGCTCGGGGATGGCCTCAATGATGCAGGAGCATTGAAGAAGGCTGATCTAGGTATCGCTGTTTCAGACGATATCAATAACTTTTCGCCGGGATGTGATGCCATATTGGATGGGGTATCATTCGATAAATTGCCGCGTTTTTTTGCCTTTGCGAAAGATGCGGTGAAAGTGATTCATATGAGTTTCGCCATTTCACTGGCTTACAACATCATTGGTTTGAGCTTTGCTGTGCAAGGAACGATGTCGCCCTTGTTTGCAGCCATATTAATGCCGATAAGTACGGTGACGGTGATCTCGTTTACCAGTTTGGCGACCCGTTGGTTCGCAAGAAGAAACCGATTGGTTTGA
- the hemN gene encoding oxygen-independent coproporphyrinogen III oxidase, whose translation MKNVMHELTEKYNVAAPRYTSYPTVPFWDQEAFHVDGWLQHLQDTFNRSKDVGISLYIHLPFCESLCTYCGCNTRITKNHAVEMPYIAHLLKEWSMYKALLGNEIRVSEIHFGGGTPTFFEARNLRFLVDELLKDVFVTDQAVFSFEAHPANTSDEHLQTLFDLGFTRLSLGIQDFDPHVQFLINRHQSVADVERVVSAARKIGYRSINFDLIYGLPLQTQEKIAATIGQSLLLNPDRISFYSYAHVPWLKPGQRRFTEFDLPVGQEKLALYTLGKQLIERDGYRDVGMDHFAREEDELFKAAEDGRLHRNFMGYADRYTPLLLGLGVSSISDAWTCFAQNVKTVEEYYRLLDDGQLPIMKGHLLNEEDGCIRQYVLDMMCRSSVRLEPDSLLTAAILERLQPLQEDGLVNVLGMHVQATAVGKSFLRNICMAFDQRLHRAAASKNVFSQAI comes from the coding sequence ATGAAGAACGTAATGCATGAACTGACCGAAAAATATAATGTGGCGGCGCCCCGCTATACAAGTTATCCCACGGTCCCATTTTGGGATCAGGAAGCATTCCATGTAGATGGTTGGCTGCAGCATTTGCAAGATACTTTCAACAGGTCTAAGGATGTCGGTATAAGCCTATATATACATCTTCCATTTTGTGAAAGTTTGTGCACGTATTGCGGATGTAACACGCGGATCACCAAAAATCATGCGGTAGAGATGCCTTACATAGCACATCTATTGAAAGAGTGGAGTATGTATAAGGCTTTGTTGGGAAATGAAATTCGGGTGAGCGAGATTCATTTTGGTGGAGGCACGCCGACTTTTTTTGAAGCCCGTAACCTCCGCTTTTTGGTCGATGAATTACTAAAGGATGTGTTTGTCACTGATCAAGCGGTGTTTTCCTTCGAGGCTCATCCGGCAAATACCTCCGACGAACATTTGCAAACCCTGTTTGATCTAGGCTTTACGCGGTTGAGCTTGGGTATACAGGATTTTGATCCGCATGTGCAATTTCTGATCAATAGGCATCAAAGCGTGGCCGACGTGGAGCGCGTTGTCAGTGCGGCACGAAAGATCGGTTATCGCTCGATTAATTTTGATCTGATCTATGGATTGCCTTTGCAAACGCAAGAAAAGATCGCAGCAACGATAGGGCAATCCCTGCTGCTAAATCCCGATCGTATTTCTTTTTACAGCTATGCGCACGTGCCTTGGTTAAAGCCCGGTCAACGGCGCTTTACAGAGTTTGATCTGCCCGTGGGGCAGGAAAAATTGGCCTTGTATACTCTGGGAAAACAGTTGATCGAGCGGGACGGCTATCGCGATGTGGGCATGGATCATTTCGCACGGGAAGAAGATGAGTTGTTTAAGGCCGCAGAAGATGGTCGCCTTCATAGAAATTTTATGGGCTATGCCGATCGATATACGCCGTTGCTGCTAGGTTTGGGTGTTTCGTCTATCAGCGACGCCTGGACTTGCTTTGCCCAAAATGTAAAGACGGTCGAGGAATATTACCGATTGCTGGATGACGGGCAGCTGCCCATCATGAAGGGACATCTTTTGAACGAAGAAGATGGCTGTATTCGTCAATATGTATTGGATATGATGTGTCGGTCGTCCGTTCGTTTGGAGCCGGATAGTCTGTTGACAGCAGCGATATTGGAACGTCTGCAGCCTTTGCAGGAAGATGGATTGGTAAATGTGTTGGGAATGCATGTGCAAGCTACGGCAGTAGGGAAGTCCTTCCTGCGAAATATCTGTATGGCATTCGACCAACGGTTGCACCGCGCAGCGGCCTCTAAGAATGTATTCAGTCAGGCGATATAG
- a CDS encoding Rossmann-fold NAD(P)-binding domain-containing protein produces MKAVAYNIKNFEKELLARANGKVHDLTLISNALNFNTLHYALGKEVVIVSEDDRLDAAILDKMKAVGVQKIVTRSVATDHIDLFRAADLNIQVANTPYEDGSPKGIAEQTIRNLNLWDKGRCVGAACCCMKDCNVVPIDHKDEERNA; encoded by the coding sequence ATGAAAGCTGTTGCCTACAATATAAAGAATTTTGAAAAAGAACTGCTTGCCCGAGCTAACGGGAAAGTGCATGATTTGACATTGATTTCCAATGCTTTAAATTTTAATACGTTACATTACGCATTGGGGAAAGAGGTGGTTATTGTCTCCGAAGATGATCGCCTCGATGCGGCTATTTTGGACAAAATGAAGGCAGTTGGCGTACAGAAAATTGTTACCCGATCGGTGGCTACCGATCATATCGATCTGTTTCGCGCGGCCGATTTAAATATTCAAGTTGCCAATACGCCCTATGAAGACGGTAGCCCAAAAGGGATTGCCGAACAGACAATCCGTAACCTGAATCTTTGGGACAAAGGACGCTGTGTGGGCGCTGCATGTTGCTGCATGAAGGATTGTAATGTTGTACCTATAGATCACAAGGATGAAGAACGTAATGCATGA